The following are encoded together in the Scomber japonicus isolate fScoJap1 chromosome 20, fScoJap1.pri, whole genome shotgun sequence genome:
- the acbd4 gene encoding acyl-CoA-binding domain-containing protein 4: protein MPVPAMAEPAVDHQKRFTAAVDVIHNLPKSGSYQPSYEVMLRFYSLYKQAVCGPCTVPRPGFWDPVGRYKWDAWSRLGEMSRENAMAAYVDEMKKVAQEVIDSTPMNEKTASMFHHFEPLYLVIDDMPRPPESLLKLKEGVKGSDEPADRPAETKAEDEEQEQEEPPEESPPTEDADPEQDFILTEVVDLTANTITNDSGVCEGLVLTSDSESEIFCDSVDSVEQLGSVKIPLVKSNGFQNGHASLQSSPAQSQQLEGRLEVRQVGAGQGGEGAEDGKGQGPNRRSRDSGREASNHNWRDRGVPQGSPRRGAPGGGGGGAGRGGGDGSEGGTERLHDAQLQQQIILALRRLREDMRSVMERLEVVERLAATHAQGSEWRPCLQCAATASQQQEEKCWPFDVSGQTVVLFLVWPFVAQGLVYLLRKAQKRRGISS, encoded by the exons ATGCCAGTCCCAGCGATGGCAGAGCCTGCTGTCGATCACCAGAAACGGTTCACGGCTGCTGTGGATGTCATTCATAATCTCCCCAAAAGTG GCTCCTACCAGCCGTCCTATGAGGTGATGCTGCGTTTCTACAGCTTGTATAAGCAGGCGGTGTGTGGACCCTGCACTGTGCCTCGACCTGGCTTCTGGGACCCAGTGGGCCGCTacaaatg ggacGCCTGGAGCCGGCTGGGGGAGATGAGCAGAGAGAACGCCATGGCAGCATATGTGGATGAGATGAAGAAAGTAGCACAGGAG GTCATCGACTCCACGCCCATGAATGAGAAGACGGCCTCTATGTTTCACCACTTCGAGCCTCTCTACCTGGTGATTGATGACATGCCTCGGCCTCCAGAGTCTCTGCTCAAGCTCAAAGAAG GCGTTAAAGGCAGCGATGAGCCGGCTGACAGACCAGCAGAGACGAAGGCTGAGgatgaggagcaggagcaggaggagcctCCAGAAGAATCTCCTCCTACAGAAGATGCAGATCCAGAGCAGGACTTCATCCTCACTGAGGTTGTAGATCTCACTGCCAACACCATCACTAATG ACTctggtgtgtgtgaaggtttggTGTTGACCAGCGACTCAGAGAGCGAGATCTTCTGTGACTCTGTGGATTCAGTGGAACAGCTGGGCAGCGTCAAG ATTCCACTCGTCAAGTCCAACGGCTTCCAGAACGGCCACGCCTCCCTACAGTCCTCCCCAGCTCAGAGCCAGCAGCTGGAAGGCCGACTGGAGGTCAGACAGGTGGGAGCGGGTCAGGGCGGAGAAGGGGCGGAGGACGGGAAGGGTCAGGGTCCTAACAGGAGGAGTCGAGACAGCGGGAGGGAAGCTTCCAACCACAACTGGAGAGATC GTGGGGTTCCTCAGGGCAGCCCGAGGCGGGGGGCCCCTGGAGGCGGGGGGGGCGGGGCCGGACGAGGAGGAGGGGACGGGtcagagggagggacagagaggcTGCATGACGCtcagctccagcagcagatCATTCTGGCTCTGAGGAGGCTGAGAGAGGACATGAGGAGTGTGATGGAAAGACTGGAGGTGGTGGAGAGACTCGCTGCCACACAT gctcAGGGTTCAGAGTGGAGACCATGTCTGCAGTGTGCAGCCACAGCATCACAACAGCAG GAGGAGAAGTGTTGGCCGTTCGACGTGTCCGGTCAGACGGTGGTCCTCTTCCTGGTGTGGCCGTTCGTCGCTCAGGGTCTGGTCTACCTGCTGAGGAAAGCCCAGAAGAGAAGAGGCATATCTTCATGA